The Bacteroidales bacterium genome segment GGATAGCCAGATGCTTGATTTCATCGAACATTACCTGAACCAAAGCGATTATCCGACAAAATTTTCTTCTTTAAAGGCAATAGAAAAATCAATCAGGAATAAGTTAAAACCAAGCAATGAATTCTATGTTAAGAAAAGAGGTATTGTTTACCTGATCGATTTCTTGGATTCATGGCACCGGCATATCCGAAAATTCGAAGAAATTGAAAGCCCCGGCCTGATAAAAAAATACAATAATGATGTATTGAGGTTATTCAATGATCCGGTATTTAAAGAAATACTCGGTTACAAAAATAAGAACAAAATAAATCCGGTAGCATTGGAAAAATTCGACCATGCTTTCCGTTACAGCCATAAAGCGCCCTTACGGTTCCTTCTGGATGTGACCTATGAATACGATGTGTTCCAGGCAATGTCGAGAATGGTCTCTGAACGCGATTTTTGTTTTCCGGAAATACTAACCTCGCAAGAAGAAATATTAGATATCAAAGGGTTATTTCATCCTTTGATCGAACAGGCAATCACCAATGATGTTACCCTTACAAGCAAGAGTAATCTTGCATTTCTTACCGGTCCGAATATGGCCGGAAAATCAACATTCCTGAAATCCATTGGAATAATTGCCTACCTTGCCCACTGTGGTTTTCCCGTACCGGCAAAAAAGGTGAGGATAAGCACATTATCCGGGTTATCCACTACCATTAATATTCCGGATAACCTGAACCTCGGATACAGTCATTTTTATTCCGAAGTATTAAGAATAAAGAAAGTAGCGGAAAGTATGAAGTCGAACCGCAATATGCTTGTGATCTTCGATGAGCTATTCAGGGGTACCAATGTAAAGGATGCACTGGAAGGATCTCTGGCGGTCATTTCCGCTTTCTCACAAGTAAAATCCTGCTTTTTCGCGATCTCGACACATATTGTCGAGATCGCTGAAAGGCTCACTGAAAAGGACAATATCCTGTTCTGTTTTTTAGAAATCAAAAGTGAAAACGGTATGCCCGTTTATACTTATAAACTGAAAGAAGGTGTAACAGATACGAGATTGGGTATGTATATTATTCAACAGGAAAAAATAATTGAAACCATTCATGCAATAACTGATAAAAATCAAAACCAATGAACTTATTCGACGTCTATCCCATCATTAACATCGAACCGGTAAAGGGTAAAGGATGTTATGTCTATGACAAAGAAGGTAATGAATATCTGGATTTATACGGCGGACATGCTGTTATTTCCATCGGACATACCCACCCTGTTTATGTACGTCGCATTACCGAACAATTACAAAAAATTGCATTTTATTCGAATTCTGTTATTATCCCTCAGCAAAAGGAATTGGCCGGTTTACTGGGCCGGATCTCCGGTTATGACGATTATAATTTGTTTTTATGCAATTCCGGTGCCGAGGCAAACGAAAACGCCATAAAACTGGCTTCATTCAGGAACGGACGTAAGAAACTGATCAGCTTTGGCGCTGCTTTCCATGGCCGGACACACGGAACACTTGCTGTAACGGATAATCCCAATATCAGTGCCCCTATCAATAACCGGGACCATGTGGCATATCTGCCTCTGAATGATATTCAAGCTGTAGAGGATACTTTAAGCAAAGGTGATATCAGCGCTGTAATTATTGAAGGTATACAAGGTCTGGCCGGAATCTATTGCCCTGATGTCGAATTTTTAAAAGCGCTTGATTCGGCCTGTAAAAAATACAATACGGTCCTGATCCTGGATGAAATACAATCCGGATATGGACGTACCGGCAAGTTCTTTGCCCATCAGTATGCCGATATCCGTCCCGATATCATCACCACAGCCAAAGGTATGGGAAATGGGTTTCCTGTGGCAGGAGTCCTGATCCATCCTGAATTTGAGGCCAAATATGGCTTGTTAGGCACCACTTTTGGCGGAAGCCACCTGGCTTGTGCTGCATCTATCGCCGTACTGGAAGTAATGGAACAGGAAAACCTGATCGAAAATGCACGGGAAACAGGAGATTATCTGATCCGGCAATTAAAAACTATTCCACAAATCAAGAATATCCGTGGCAGAGGTTTAATGATTGGTATGGAATTCGAAGATCCCATAGCTCCCCTACGTACCAGATTGATCAATGAATATAAGATCTTTACGGGAGCATCATCCAACAAAAACGTATTGCGTATACTCCCGGCGCTTAGTTTGAATAAAAAACAAGCTGATGTTTTCATCGACAGTTTGAAAAAGTCGCTGGCGTAATATTATTGATTATTGATTATTGATTATTGATTATTGATTATTGATTATTGATTATTGATTATTGATTATTGATTATTGATTATTGATTATTGATTATTGATTATTGAATATTTTTAAGTCATTTATATAATGAATGATGAACTTAGCGCAAGAGACCTAATAAGCGTCAGCGAGTAATGATGAATGATGAAATATGTGTGAATACTTATTGATATTTATGTTATAAAACGGTTATAGGTACTCAGTGCTATTTATTATTTTTAAAATCTCATTGATCAAATTGATTACCTTCATTAGTTATAACATTAATTGATTGGTATTATTTAATAATTCTATTCTAGAAAACATTGGAAAATTTAACTCTCTTAAAAATAGGCGGCAACGTAATCGATAATCTCCTCCTGCTCGACCGGGTCTTACAGGATTTCGCAAAATGGGAAGGACCGAAGACTCTGGTGCATGGTGGTGGGAAGCTGGCCAGCGACCTGATGAAGAAGATGGGGATCATGCCCAAAATGGTGAATGGACGACGCATCACCGACCGTGATACACTGGACATTGTTACCATGGTCTATGCCGGACTGATCAACAAAAACATCATTGCATCCCTGCAAAAATATACCTGTAATGCTATTGGACTTTCAGGTGCGGATGCCAATATCATTCCGGCACAAAAACGCCCTGTCAGGGATGTCGATTATGGTTATGTCGGGGACATCGATACCAAAGATATCGATGGCGAACAATTAAGCCGTTTTATCGGTTCGGGACTAACCCCTGTAATGGCTCCCATCACACATGACGGACAAGGTTCATTACTGAATACGAATGCCGACACCATAGCATCCGGTGTTGCCATTGCATTGGCAGGATATTACAAGGTATGCCTGGTCTTTTGTTTTGAAAAAAAGGGGGTGCTCCGTGATCCTTCGGATGAAGATTCGGTGATTGATTTCCTGGATGAAAAGCTTTTTGATCAATACAAAGACGAAGGTATTATTACGGCAGGAATGATTCCCAAGCTTGAGAATGCATTTGCGGCATTACACAACGGTGTAGATGAAATACGTATCTGTAGTCCTGAAGGAGTAAGTAGCGGACAAACCGGAGGAACCCGCATACGCATCGGAAATAAATAACTCATTCAATATTTTTGGTATCTTTGTTCAGCCAGTGAAAATAAAAAAATGGATGATAAACAATACCTGCTTGACAGGAGATACCTTGCAATGACACGCATCTGGAGTCAAAACTCCTATTGCAAACGCCGTAAGGTAGGTGCATTATTGGTCAAAGACCAGATGATCATCTCCGACGGTTATAACGGAACACCTTCCGGATTTGAAAATATCTGTGAAGATGAAAACAACGTCACCAAACCATATGTATTACACGCCGAAGCAAATGCCATTACTAAAGTAGCCAAATCAAGCAATAGCAGTGAAGGAGCTACTCTATACGTCACCTCCTCCCCTTGCCTGGAATGTGCCAAATTAATCATCCAATCGGGAATAAAACGTGTTGTATACTGTGAAAAGTACCGCATTGATGACGGAATCCGCTTACTCGAACGGGCCGGTATCAAAGTCACATACGTTGAGTGTGATTTCGGTATGGAACAGGTTTCAGAAATTATGGGTAATACAGAAAGCAATAAAAAATAATGGAGATAAAAAACAGAAAAATAGATGCGCTACTTCCGCTCATCATAGCATTAGTGTTGGTTATCGGCATACTTGCAGGCATCCATTTCGGAAGATCAAGGCCTCAGACCGGTAGCATATCTAATCGTGGACTTTTGTTCTATAGGCCTGACAATAAGGTAACACAGGCTTTAGATCTGATCACCAGTTCATATGTGGATAGTGTTTCCAGCAATCAACTTGAAGAAGATGCCATTACCGGAATGTTAAAAACACTAGATCCACATTCCCAATATATCCCTGCAGCAAAACTTGCAGCAGTCAATGAACCGATTGAAGGGAATTTTTCAGGAATCGGCGTTCAGTTCAATA includes the following:
- a CDS encoding aminotransferase class III-fold pyridoxal phosphate-dependent enzyme, with translation MNLFDVYPIINIEPVKGKGCYVYDKEGNEYLDLYGGHAVISIGHTHPVYVRRITEQLQKIAFYSNSVIIPQQKELAGLLGRISGYDDYNLFLCNSGAEANENAIKLASFRNGRKKLISFGAAFHGRTHGTLAVTDNPNISAPINNRDHVAYLPLNDIQAVEDTLSKGDISAVIIEGIQGLAGIYCPDVEFLKALDSACKKYNTVLILDEIQSGYGRTGKFFAHQYADIRPDIITTAKGMGNGFPVAGVLIHPEFEAKYGLLGTTFGGSHLACAASIAVLEVMEQENLIENARETGDYLIRQLKTIPQIKNIRGRGLMIGMEFEDPIAPLRTRLINEYKIFTGASSNKNVLRILPALSLNKKQADVFIDSLKKSLA
- the argB gene encoding acetylglutamate kinase, producing MENLTLLKIGGNVIDNLLLLDRVLQDFAKWEGPKTLVHGGGKLASDLMKKMGIMPKMVNGRRITDRDTLDIVTMVYAGLINKNIIASLQKYTCNAIGLSGADANIIPAQKRPVRDVDYGYVGDIDTKDIDGEQLSRFIGSGLTPVMAPITHDGQGSLLNTNADTIASGVAIALAGYYKVCLVFCFEKKGVLRDPSDEDSVIDFLDEKLFDQYKDEGIITAGMIPKLENAFAALHNGVDEIRICSPEGVSSGQTGGTRIRIGNK
- a CDS encoding dCMP deaminase family protein, producing MDDKQYLLDRRYLAMTRIWSQNSYCKRRKVGALLVKDQMIISDGYNGTPSGFENICEDENNVTKPYVLHAEANAITKVAKSSNSSEGATLYVTSSPCLECAKLIIQSGIKRVVYCEKYRIDDGIRLLERAGIKVTYVECDFGMEQVSEIMGNTESNKK